A genomic segment from Paramixta manurensis encodes:
- a CDS encoding sugar phosphatase — translation MKFKGFLFDLDGTLVDSLPAVERAWINWGKRRGIAADEILNFIHGKQAITSLRHFMANHSEEEILREFQLLEAQEAEDTEGVTALPGAQQLLATLDELAIPWAIVTSGTQPVASARRSAAQLPEPDIFITAERVARGKPEPDAYLLGAQQLGLEPEECVVVEDAAAGILSGLAAGCHVIAVNAPANSPRLDEVDMVLTSLEELIINKSEEGVIEAHRKH, via the coding sequence GTGAAGTTTAAAGGTTTTCTGTTTGATTTAGACGGCACGCTGGTGGATTCTTTGCCCGCGGTTGAACGCGCATGGATAAACTGGGGAAAACGTCGTGGTATCGCCGCCGATGAGATTTTGAACTTCATCCACGGTAAACAGGCGATCACTTCACTGCGCCATTTCATGGCTAACCATTCAGAAGAGGAAATCCTGCGGGAGTTTCAACTACTGGAAGCGCAAGAGGCAGAGGATACCGAAGGCGTGACTGCGTTGCCGGGCGCGCAGCAATTACTGGCAACCTTAGACGAACTGGCTATTCCATGGGCGATTGTTACCTCAGGAACCCAGCCGGTGGCGTCGGCACGTCGGTCCGCCGCTCAATTGCCTGAACCGGACATTTTTATTACGGCTGAGCGCGTCGCGCGTGGTAAACCGGAGCCGGATGCCTATCTGTTAGGCGCGCAGCAACTCGGGTTGGAGCCGGAAGAGTGCGTGGTGGTAGAAGATGCCGCCGCCGGGATATTGTCCGGGCTAGCGGCTGGGTGCCATGTTATCGCTGTTAACGCACCGGCCAACTCGCCGCGGCTGGATGAAGTTGATATGGTGCTGACCTCACTCGAAGAGCTGATTATCAATAAATCCGAAGAGGGTGTGATAGAAGCACATCGAAAACACTAA
- a CDS encoding YfbU family protein, translated as MEMTNAQRLILSNQYKMMSMLDPDNAERYRRQQTIIERGYGLQMRELDREFGELTEETCRTIINIMEMHHALQVSWGNLKDTAALEQRRLAFLGFDAATEARYLGYVRFMVNVEGRYTHFDSGTHGFNAQTPMWEKYQRMLTVWQTCPRQYHLSANEIAQIINA; from the coding sequence ATGGAAATGACCAACGCCCAACGTCTCATTCTCTCCAACCAATATAAAATGATGTCAATGCTTGATCCGGACAACGCCGAGCGCTATCGCCGTCAGCAAACCATCATTGAACGGGGTTATGGTTTGCAAATGCGCGAACTTGATCGTGAGTTTGGCGAACTGACGGAAGAGACCTGCCGCACCATCATCAATATTATGGAAATGCACCACGCATTACAGGTTTCATGGGGCAACCTAAAAGACACCGCAGCGCTGGAGCAACGCCGTTTGGCTTTTCTGGGTTTTGATGCGGCGACCGAAGCGCGTTACCTTGGTTATGTGCGTTTTATGGTGAACGTCGAAGGGCGCTATACGCATTTTGATTCTGGTACCCATGGGTTTAACGCGCAGACGCCGATGTGGGAAAAGTACCAACGTATGCTGACAGTGTGGCAAACTTGTCCACGTCAATACCACCTGAGTGCGAATGAGATCGCGCAAATTATTAATGCCTGA
- the yfbV gene encoding terminus macrodomain insulation protein YfbV: MANESGTVSWFKLFQLGQHYMKTWPNDKRLAPMFPENRISTATRFAVRFMPPLAVFTLTWQIALGGQLGPAVATALFTCSLPMQGLWWLGKRSVTPLPPTLLHWFHEVRAKLQEAGQAIAPVEGKPTYQSLADVLKRAFKQLDKTFLDDL; the protein is encoded by the coding sequence ATGGCGAATGAATCTGGCACCGTGAGTTGGTTCAAACTTTTCCAGCTCGGACAGCACTATATGAAGACATGGCCGAATGATAAACGCCTCGCGCCGATGTTCCCTGAAAACCGCATTAGCACTGCCACACGTTTCGCGGTGCGTTTTATGCCGCCGTTGGCCGTTTTTACGCTGACCTGGCAAATTGCGTTAGGTGGGCAACTTGGTCCCGCCGTTGCCACCGCGTTGTTCACCTGTAGCCTGCCAATGCAGGGTTTATGGTGGCTGGGCAAGCGCTCGGTGACGCCTCTTCCTCCTACGCTGCTGCACTGGTTTCATGAAGTGCGCGCCAAGCTACAAGAAGCCGGGCAGGCGATTGCGCCGGTTGAGGGGAAACCGACCTATCAGTCGCTGGCTGATGTGCTGAAGCGTGCTTTCAAGCAGCTTGATAAAACCTTTCTTGACGATCTTTGA
- the ackA gene encoding acetate kinase, which yields MSSKLVLVLNCGSSSLKFAILNPANGEEFLSGLAECFHLPEARIKWKLDGAKQEAALGAGAAHSEALNFIVKTILAQKPELSAQIAAIGHRIVHGGEKLTHSVVIDENVVQSIKDASSFAPLHNPAHLIGIDEAMKNFPHLSDKNVAVFDTAFHQTMPEESYLYALPYKLYKEHGVRRYGAHGTSHYYVTHEAAKMLDKPLENLNIITCHLGNGGSVSAIRNGVCVDTSMGLTPLEGLVMGTRSGDIDPAIIFFLHDTLGMSVDAINKLLTKESGLLGLTEVTSDCRYVEENYTTKEDAKRAMDVFCHRLAKYIGSYTALMEGRLDAVVFTGGIGENAAMVRELTLGKLALLGFDVDHERNLAARFGNSGFINKEGTRAAVVIPTNEELVIAQDAARLTA from the coding sequence ATGTCGAGTAAGTTAGTACTGGTTCTGAACTGCGGTAGCTCTTCTCTGAAGTTCGCCATCCTCAACCCGGCGAACGGCGAAGAGTTTCTGTCAGGTTTAGCCGAATGTTTCCACCTGCCGGAAGCCCGCATTAAGTGGAAACTTGATGGCGCTAAACAAGAAGCGGCTTTGGGTGCCGGCGCGGCGCACAGCGAAGCACTCAATTTCATCGTTAAAACTATTCTGGCACAAAAACCCGAGCTTTCCGCACAAATTGCTGCAATCGGTCATCGTATCGTACACGGCGGCGAAAAGTTAACCCACTCCGTCGTCATTGATGAAAACGTGGTACAGAGTATTAAAGACGCTTCTTCTTTCGCACCGCTGCACAACCCGGCGCATCTGATCGGTATTGATGAAGCGATGAAGAACTTCCCGCACCTGTCAGATAAGAATGTCGCTGTTTTTGACACCGCTTTCCATCAGACAATGCCGGAAGAGTCCTATTTATATGCGTTGCCGTACAAATTGTATAAAGAACACGGTGTTCGTCGCTATGGCGCACATGGCACCAGCCATTATTACGTGACGCACGAAGCAGCGAAAATGTTGGATAAGCCGCTGGAAAACCTGAATATCATCACCTGTCACCTCGGTAATGGCGGTTCGGTTTCAGCTATCCGTAACGGTGTTTGCGTTGATACCTCAATGGGGTTGACGCCGCTGGAAGGTTTAGTCATGGGCACCCGTAGCGGTGACATTGACCCGGCAATCATTTTCTTCCTGCACGATACCTTAGGGATGAGCGTTGACGCCATCAACAAGTTGTTGACCAAAGAGTCTGGCTTGCTCGGCCTCACCGAAGTCACCAGCGATTGTCGCTATGTGGAAGAAAACTACACCACTAAAGAAGACGCGAAACGCGCGATGGATGTGTTCTGCCATCGTCTGGCGAAATACATCGGCTCGTACACTGCGCTGATGGAAGGCCGTCTTGACGCGGTGGTCTTTACTGGCGGTATCGGTGAAAACGCGGCGATGGTACGCGAGTTGACGCTGGGCAAGCTGGCCTTACTCGGTTTTGATGTCGATCATGAGCGCAACCTTGCGGCGCGTTTTGGCAATAGCGGCTTCATTAATAAAGAAGGCACTCGCGCGGCGGTGGTTATCCCGACCAACGAAGAGTTGGTCATTGCTCAGGACGCTGCGCGTCTCACCGCTTAA
- the pta gene encoding phosphate acetyltransferase, with protein sequence MSRTIMLIPTGTSVGLTSVSLGVIRAMERKGVRLSVFKPIAQPRAGGDAPDQTTTIVRKNSAIPAAEPLAMSWVESLLGSNQQDVLMEAIIARYHENTQDAEVVLVEGLVPTRKHQFANALNYEIAKTLNAEIVFVTALGNDSPAQLKERIELTQSSFGGSKNKNITGVIINKLNAPVDEQGRTRPDLSEIFDDSTKASVANIDPKQLFANSPLPVLGCVPWSFDLIATRAIDMCHHLGARIINEGDIQTRRVKSVTFCARSLPHMLEHFRPGSLLVTSADRPDVLVAACLAAMNGIEIGAILLTGGYEIDDRINKLCERAFQTGLPVFMVTTNTWQTSLSLQSFNLEVPSDDTQRVEKVQEYVASHIDADWIESLTATSERSRRLSPPAFRYQLTELARKAGKRIVLPEGDEPRTVKAAAICAERGIATCVLLGNPDEIQRVAAAQGVELGKGIEIVDPEVVRENYVPRLVELRKNKGMTEVVAREQLEDNVVLGTMMLEKSEVDGLVSGAVHTTANTIRPPLQLIKTAPNSSLVSSVFFMLLPEQVLVYGDCAINPDPTSEQLAEIAIQSADSATAFGIEPRVAMISYSTGNSGAGSDVEKVREATRIAQEKRPDLVIDGPLQYDAAIMADVAKSKAPNSPVAGRATVFIFPDLNTGNTTYKAVQRSADLISIGPMLQGMRKPVNDLSRGALVDDIVYTIALTAIQSSQAE encoded by the coding sequence GTGTCACGTACAATTATGTTAATTCCGACCGGCACTAGCGTCGGTCTAACCAGCGTCAGCCTCGGCGTTATCCGCGCGATGGAACGCAAAGGGGTTCGCCTCAGCGTCTTCAAGCCTATCGCTCAGCCGCGCGCTGGCGGCGATGCGCCCGATCAAACCACCACCATTGTGCGCAAGAACTCCGCGATCCCAGCCGCCGAACCGCTGGCAATGTCTTGGGTTGAATCCCTGCTCGGCTCCAATCAGCAAGATGTGCTGATGGAAGCGATCATCGCGCGTTACCATGAAAATACCCAAGATGCGGAAGTGGTCTTGGTTGAGGGCTTGGTTCCTACACGCAAACATCAGTTTGCCAATGCGCTGAACTATGAAATTGCCAAAACGCTGAATGCGGAAATCGTCTTCGTCACGGCGCTGGGTAATGACTCACCGGCACAGTTGAAAGAGCGTATTGAACTGACGCAAAGCAGCTTTGGCGGCAGCAAAAATAAAAACATCACTGGCGTAATCATTAATAAACTGAACGCGCCGGTTGATGAGCAAGGCCGTACCCGCCCTGACTTGTCTGAAATTTTCGATGATTCGACAAAAGCCAGCGTGGCGAATATCGATCCGAAACAACTGTTCGCTAACAGCCCGCTGCCGGTACTGGGCTGCGTGCCGTGGAGTTTCGATTTAATCGCCACCCGCGCAATCGATATGTGCCACCATCTGGGCGCGCGTATCATTAATGAAGGTGATATCCAAACGCGTCGCGTTAAATCGGTAACGTTCTGCGCCCGTAGCCTGCCGCATATGCTGGAACATTTCCGTCCCGGCTCGCTGCTGGTGACCTCTGCCGACCGTCCTGACGTGCTGGTCGCCGCTTGCCTGGCGGCGATGAATGGCATTGAGATTGGCGCGATCCTGCTGACTGGCGGTTATGAAATTGATGACCGCATTAATAAGCTGTGTGAACGTGCCTTCCAGACTGGCCTGCCGGTATTTATGGTGACCACCAATACCTGGCAAACCTCCCTGAGCCTGCAAAGTTTCAACCTCGAAGTCCCAAGCGATGACACGCAGCGCGTCGAAAAAGTGCAGGAATATGTGGCCAGCCACATTGATGCCGACTGGATTGAATCGCTGACCGCCACCTCAGAACGTAGCCGTCGCCTGTCGCCGCCTGCCTTCCGTTATCAGTTAACTGAACTGGCGCGTAAAGCCGGTAAACGTATCGTTCTGCCGGAAGGCGACGAGCCGCGTACCGTTAAAGCGGCGGCCATCTGTGCCGAACGTGGCATTGCGACCTGCGTACTGTTAGGTAATCCGGATGAAATTCAACGCGTCGCCGCCGCGCAAGGCGTTGAATTAGGCAAAGGCATCGAAATCGTCGATCCGGAAGTGGTACGTGAAAACTATGTTCCGCGCCTGGTTGAGTTGCGTAAGAACAAAGGCATGACCGAGGTTGTTGCCCGCGAACAACTGGAAGACAACGTGGTACTTGGCACCATGATGTTGGAAAAAAGCGAAGTCGACGGTCTGGTTTCCGGCGCGGTTCACACCACCGCAAACACTATCCGTCCGCCGTTGCAGTTGATCAAGACCGCGCCGAATAGCTCGCTGGTGTCTTCCGTGTTCTTTATGCTGCTGCCGGAACAAGTACTGGTCTATGGCGACTGCGCCATCAACCCGGATCCGACTTCCGAGCAGTTGGCGGAAATTGCTATCCAGTCCGCAGATTCCGCCACCGCGTTCGGTATTGAGCCACGCGTTGCGATGATCTCTTACTCTACCGGTAACTCCGGTGCCGGTAGCGATGTGGAAAAAGTCCGCGAAGCAACCCGTATCGCCCAAGAGAAACGTCCGGACCTGGTGATTGATGGTCCTCTGCAATATGACGCCGCGATTATGGCGGATGTTGCCAAGTCCAAAGCACCAAACTCGCCGGTCGCCGGTCGTGCAACCGTGTTTATTTTCCCGGATCTGAATACCGGGAACACCACCTACAAAGCGGTACAGCGTTCAGCCGATCTGATTTCGATTGGCCCAATGCTGCAAGGGATGCGCAAGCCGGTTAACGACCTGTCGCGCGGTGCTCTGGTAGACGATATCGTCTATACCATTGCTCTAACCGCTATTCAGTCTTCACAGGCCGAATAA
- a CDS encoding transketolase family protein has protein sequence MFEVALELKKDAQEMRKVYAGMVREQIEANSPIIALEADLMSSMAMDGVQRDFPHQVINCGIMEANVIGVAAGLSLTGRTPFVHTFTAFASRRCFDQLFMSLDYQHNNVKVIASDAGVTACHNGGTHMSFEDMGIVRGLANSVVMEVTDAAMFKDILNQLMTLNGFYWVRTIRKQAVKIYQEGSTFTIGKGNLLRDGKDITLIANGIMVAEALKAADILAEQGVNAAVIDMFTLKPIDRMLVKNYAEKTGRIVTCENHSIHNGLGSAVAEVLVETCPVPMRRVGVKERYGQVGTQAFLQQEYGLTAEEIVKAARELL, from the coding sequence ATGTTTGAAGTCGCGTTGGAACTGAAAAAAGATGCGCAGGAGATGCGCAAAGTTTATGCCGGTATGGTGCGTGAACAGATTGAAGCCAATAGCCCCATTATTGCTCTGGAAGCCGATTTAATGAGCTCAATGGCGATGGATGGCGTACAACGTGATTTTCCGCATCAGGTCATTAACTGCGGCATTATGGAAGCGAATGTCATCGGCGTGGCGGCCGGGCTTTCGCTAACCGGACGGACGCCGTTTGTTCACACCTTTACCGCTTTCGCCAGCCGCCGTTGTTTCGACCAGTTGTTTATGTCGTTGGATTATCAGCATAACAACGTCAAGGTGATCGCTTCCGATGCCGGGGTGACCGCGTGTCACAATGGTGGTACGCACATGTCGTTTGAAGATATGGGTATTGTGCGCGGGTTGGCGAACTCGGTGGTGATGGAGGTGACCGATGCCGCCATGTTTAAAGACATTTTAAACCAGTTGATGACGCTAAACGGTTTCTATTGGGTGCGTACCATCCGTAAGCAGGCGGTGAAGATTTATCAGGAAGGATCGACCTTTACCATAGGTAAGGGCAACCTGTTGCGTGATGGTAAGGATATTACGCTAATCGCCAATGGCATTATGGTTGCCGAGGCGTTGAAAGCCGCTGATATTCTGGCGGAGCAGGGCGTCAATGCGGCGGTGATTGATATGTTTACGCTGAAACCGATTGACCGGATGTTGGTGAAAAATTATGCCGAAAAGACCGGCCGAATTGTGACCTGTGAGAACCACAGTATCCATAACGGGTTGGGTTCGGCGGTGGCGGAAGTGTTAGTCGAAACCTGCCCGGTGCCGATGCGCCGCGTTGGTGTGAAGGAGCGTTATGGCCAGGTTGGTACCCAAGCGTTTCTTCAGCAGGAGTATGGTTTGACGGCGGAAGAGATAGTTAAAGCGGCGCGCGAGTTGTTGTAA
- a CDS encoding transketolase produces the protein MSNLEELSELARDIRVETLKALTHLGFGHYGGSMSVVETLAVLYGDIMRIDPGDPDWAERDYLVLSKGHAGPALYSTLAIKGYFPREQLLTLNENGTRLPSHPDRLKTRGVDATTGSLGQGVSIAAGMALSHRLAHRANRVFCILGDGELNEGQCWEAFQFIAHHRLNNLTLFIDWNKQQLDGALDEVIQPFDLEGKFRAFGFDTAMIKGDDIATLQHTLKPAREEGQRPLVIILDSIKGQGVPYLEQMKNSHHLRLTDEQLQAMEQAIKQLEVAHV, from the coding sequence ATGAGTAATCTTGAGGAACTCAGCGAACTGGCACGCGATATTCGCGTTGAGACATTAAAAGCGTTAACGCACTTAGGGTTTGGTCACTACGGCGGCAGCATGTCAGTGGTGGAAACGCTGGCGGTATTGTATGGCGATATTATGCGCATTGATCCCGGTGACCCGGATTGGGCCGAGCGTGACTATCTGGTGTTATCGAAAGGGCATGCCGGCCCGGCGCTGTACAGCACGTTGGCGATTAAGGGCTACTTCCCGCGTGAACAGTTGTTAACGCTCAATGAAAACGGTACGCGGTTGCCGAGCCATCCCGACCGGCTGAAAACGCGCGGCGTGGACGCTACCACCGGTTCGCTGGGGCAGGGCGTTTCTATCGCCGCCGGTATGGCGCTGTCGCATCGGCTGGCGCATCGTGCAAACCGCGTGTTCTGTATTCTCGGTGATGGTGAACTGAATGAAGGGCAATGCTGGGAAGCATTTCAGTTTATCGCCCATCATCGCCTGAATAACCTGACGCTATTTATCGACTGGAATAAACAGCAGCTTGATGGTGCGCTGGATGAGGTAATTCAACCGTTCGATCTGGAAGGGAAATTCCGCGCGTTTGGTTTCGATACCGCGATGATCAAAGGGGATGATATTGCCACGCTGCAACATACGTTGAAACCGGCGCGTGAAGAGGGACAACGTCCGTTGGTGATTATTCTTGATAGCATCAAAGGACAAGGTGTGCCTTACCTCGAACAGATGAAGAATTCCCATCATTTACGTTTAACCGATGAGCAGCTTCAGGCAATGGAGCAGGCGATTAAACAACTGGAGGTGGCGCATGTTTGA
- a CDS encoding PTS ascorbate transporter subunit IIC, translated as MFIQETLKFVVDILKVPSVLVGLIALIGLLAQKKSFSDVVKGTVKTILGFIVLGGGATVLVSSLNPLGGMFEHAFNIQGIIPNNEAIVSIALEKYGASTALIMAFGMVANIIVARFTRLKYIFLTGHHTFYMACMIAVILSVAGFEGASLVFTGALTLGMIMAIFPAIAQRYMRKITGNDDIGFGHFGTMGYVLAGWIGSISGKSSRSTEEMNLPKNLSFLRDSSISISMTMIIIYMILAVCAGKEYVEGQLSAGQNFLVYSIIQAITFAAGVFIILQGVRLILAEIVPAFTGFSEKLVPNARPALDCPVVYPYAPNAVLIGFLFSFLGGLVGLFLLGQMKLVLILPGVVPHFFTGATSGVFGNATGGRRGAMLGAFANGLLITFLPVLLLPVLGAIGFANTTFSDADFGVVGIILGNLARFLNKETIMVVVIGFFAVLVAHNYLSKRPVSDAEKNTEVK; from the coding sequence ATGTTTATCCAGGAAACGCTGAAGTTTGTTGTCGATATTCTGAAAGTGCCATCAGTTCTGGTTGGCTTAATCGCGCTGATTGGCCTGCTGGCACAAAAGAAATCTTTTTCCGATGTGGTAAAAGGCACGGTAAAAACCATTCTTGGTTTTATCGTTCTGGGCGGTGGCGCGACGGTGTTGGTCAGTTCACTTAACCCGCTCGGCGGCATGTTTGAACACGCCTTTAATATTCAGGGGATTATTCCTAATAATGAAGCGATTGTTTCTATTGCGCTGGAGAAATACGGTGCTTCAACCGCGTTAATTATGGCATTCGGGATGGTCGCCAATATTATTGTCGCCCGCTTTACTCGCCTGAAATATATCTTTCTGACCGGTCATCACACCTTTTACATGGCGTGTATGATCGCGGTAATCCTAAGCGTTGCCGGCTTTGAAGGCGCTTCGCTGGTATTTACCGGCGCACTGACGCTAGGGATGATTATGGCGATTTTCCCGGCCATCGCGCAGCGGTATATGCGCAAAATTACCGGTAATGATGATATTGGCTTTGGTCACTTCGGTACTATGGGGTACGTACTGGCAGGCTGGATCGGTAGTATCAGCGGCAAATCATCCCGTTCAACGGAGGAGATGAACTTACCGAAGAACCTGAGCTTTTTGCGTGACAGCTCAATCTCAATCTCGATGACGATGATCATTATCTATATGATCCTTGCGGTCTGCGCCGGTAAAGAATATGTCGAAGGTCAACTGAGTGCCGGTCAAAACTTTCTGGTTTATTCCATTATTCAGGCGATTACTTTCGCCGCCGGGGTATTCATTATTTTGCAAGGCGTCCGCCTGATTCTGGCCGAAATCGTACCGGCTTTTACCGGCTTTTCGGAAAAACTGGTTCCTAATGCCCGGCCCGCGCTGGATTGCCCGGTGGTATATCCCTATGCGCCAAATGCGGTACTGATTGGTTTCCTGTTTAGTTTCCTGGGCGGCCTGGTGGGGTTGTTTCTGCTGGGGCAAATGAAATTGGTATTGATCCTCCCCGGCGTAGTGCCGCACTTCTTCACTGGCGCGACCTCGGGTGTTTTCGGTAATGCGACCGGCGGCCGACGCGGCGCGATGTTAGGTGCGTTTGCCAACGGGTTGTTGATTACCTTCTTACCGGTTCTGTTGCTGCCGGTACTGGGGGCGATTGGTTTCGCCAATACCACCTTCTCTGACGCCGATTTTGGCGTGGTTGGGATCATCCTCGGTAATCTCGCGCGCTTCCTCAACAAGGAAACCATCATGGTGGTGGTGATTGGCTTCTTCGCGGTACTGGTGGCGCATAACTATTTGAGTAAGCGCCCGGTATCCGATGCGGAAAAAAATACGGAGGTTAAGTAA
- a CDS encoding PTS sugar transporter subunit IIB → MKIMAICGSGLGSSFMVEMNIKKVLKKLEIEAEVEHSDLSSATPDAADLFVMAKDIAESASVPKDQLLVINNIIDINELETKLAAYFANH, encoded by the coding sequence ATGAAAATTATGGCTATTTGTGGTTCCGGGCTCGGTAGCAGTTTTATGGTTGAAATGAATATTAAAAAGGTACTGAAAAAGCTGGAAATTGAAGCGGAGGTAGAACACTCCGACCTTTCTTCCGCAACGCCGGACGCCGCCGACCTGTTTGTGATGGCGAAAGATATTGCAGAAAGCGCTAGCGTACCGAAAGACCAACTATTGGTGATAAATAACATCATCGATATTAATGAATTGGAAACTAAGCTCGCTGCTTATTTCGCCAACCACTAA
- a CDS encoding PTS sugar transporter subunit IIA — MLKTWLHDDTIQFARSVADWQQALERCAAPLLQQQVITPNYLSAIIHNHQTLGPWYVLAPGLAMPHARPEEGANGLGLSLLKLEQGVSFDSDENDPVDLIIMLAAPDKHSHIEIITGLAEMFTADAVMEKLHQARTVGEIEQLISTF; from the coding sequence GTGCTAAAAACCTGGCTTCATGATGACACGATACAATTTGCGCGTTCAGTCGCTGATTGGCAGCAGGCGTTGGAGCGTTGCGCCGCGCCGCTGCTGCAGCAACAGGTCATCACGCCGAATTATTTGTCGGCAATTATCCACAATCACCAAACGTTAGGTCCGTGGTATGTTCTGGCGCCGGGGTTAGCGATGCCGCATGCCCGGCCAGAAGAAGGAGCGAATGGGCTCGGGCTTTCGCTATTAAAACTTGAGCAGGGAGTGAGTTTTGACTCTGATGAAAATGACCCGGTGGATCTGATTATTATGTTGGCGGCGCCGGATAAACATAGCCATATCGAAATAATTACGGGCTTAGCTGAAATGTTTACCGCTGATGCGGTAATGGAAAAATTACACCAGGCGCGTACTGTCGGGGAGATAGAACAACTAATATCAACGTTCTGA
- a CDS encoding LacI family DNA-binding transcriptional regulator: MSINRKRRGTGRVTLADVANLAGVGTMTVSRALRTPEQVSDKLREKIEAAVSELGYMPNLAASNLASASSYNIAMVVPSLAEAGCTEMFAGLQQILQPAGYQIMLAESQHRLEREEKLLETLLPWNLAAAILLSVEHADSVRQWLENSSIPVLEIGAVRADPIDINIGIDNVEAMYQITQTLIKRGYQNIGLLCANQEQWIFQQHLQGWHKAMLRNHMSPHRVINAAAAANFSTGARQLPEFLLNWPELDALVCVSDELACGVLYECQRRRIKVPDDLAVVGFGNSDVSMVCQPALTTMAVPHRQIGIEAGRALLARLNDEEWESKPIAPQLCLRESC; this comes from the coding sequence ATGTCGATTAATCGTAAAAGGCGCGGCACCGGTCGCGTTACGTTGGCTGACGTAGCCAACCTGGCGGGCGTAGGCACCATGACGGTTTCCCGCGCCTTACGCACGCCGGAACAAGTGTCAGATAAGCTGCGCGAAAAAATCGAGGCGGCGGTAAGCGAACTGGGCTATATGCCAAATCTGGCGGCCAGTAATCTGGCCTCCGCCTCGTCATACAATATCGCGATGGTGGTGCCCAGCCTGGCCGAAGCGGGCTGTACCGAAATGTTTGCCGGGTTACAACAAATCCTGCAACCGGCGGGCTACCAGATTATGTTAGCCGAGTCTCAGCATCGTCTGGAACGTGAAGAAAAATTACTGGAAACGCTGCTACCCTGGAACCTGGCTGCGGCAATTTTGCTCAGCGTTGAGCACGCCGATAGCGTGCGCCAGTGGCTGGAAAACAGCAGCATACCGGTGCTGGAAATTGGCGCGGTGCGTGCCGATCCGATCGATATTAATATCGGGATCGATAACGTTGAGGCGATGTATCAAATCACCCAAACCCTGATCAAGCGCGGTTATCAAAACATCGGTTTGCTGTGTGCCAATCAGGAACAGTGGATTTTTCAGCAACATCTGCAAGGCTGGCATAAGGCGATGTTGCGTAACCATATGTCGCCGCATCGGGTCATTAATGCCGCCGCCGCGGCGAATTTCTCTACCGGCGCACGTCAACTCCCGGAGTTTTTGCTTAACTGGCCGGAGCTGGATGCGCTGGTCTGCGTTTCTGATGAGCTGGCCTGTGGCGTTCTGTATGAATGCCAGCGGCGACGGATTAAAGTTCCTGATGATTTAGCGGTAGTGGGGTTCGGCAATAGCGATGTCAGCATGGTCTGCCAGCCTGCATTAACCACGATGGCAGTGCCACACCGGCAAATCGGTATTGAAGCCGGGCGCGCCTTGTTGGCGCGCCTGAACGATGAAGAGTGGGAAAGTAAACCTATTGCCCCACAACTATGCCTGCGGGAGAGCTGTTGA
- the yfcD gene encoding NUDIX hydrolase YfcD encodes MVEQSQAAGTEWVDIVSEENEVIAQASRAQMRAQCLRHRATYIVVHDGMGKILVQRRTETKDFMPGMLDATAGGVVQSGEILLESARREAEEELGIADVPFAEHGLFYFEDPHCRVWGGLFSCVSHGPFAMQEEEVDEVFWLTPEEITARCDEFTADSLKALSLWLSRNNEPHRSTALPQA; translated from the coding sequence ATGGTGGAGCAAAGTCAGGCTGCCGGAACTGAATGGGTCGATATCGTTAGCGAAGAGAACGAAGTGATTGCTCAGGCGAGCCGGGCACAAATGCGAGCGCAATGCTTGCGTCATCGCGCGACGTATATTGTGGTACATGACGGCATGGGTAAAATTCTGGTACAACGACGTACCGAGACTAAGGATTTTATGCCAGGTATGCTGGATGCCACCGCTGGCGGCGTGGTGCAAAGCGGCGAGATTTTACTGGAGTCGGCCCGGCGCGAAGCGGAAGAAGAGCTCGGTATTGCAGATGTACCGTTCGCGGAACATGGCCTGTTTTACTTTGAAGATCCGCATTGCCGCGTGTGGGGCGGGTTATTTAGCTGCGTCTCTCATGGCCCGTTCGCTATGCAGGAAGAGGAAGTGGACGAAGTCTTCTGGTTAACGCCGGAAGAGATCACCGCCCGTTGCGACGAGTTCACCGCTGACTCGCTGAAGGCGCTGTCACTATGGCTAAGTCGTAACAACGAACCGCATCGTTCAACAGCTCTCCCGCAGGCATAG